Proteins from one Anastrepha obliqua isolate idAnaObli1 chromosome 2, idAnaObli1_1.0, whole genome shotgun sequence genomic window:
- the LOC129238867 gene encoding COMM domain-containing protein 3 produces MTLKLSNPVIKGLQQLGTEITLDISKKLIANTLKHTLSSEASVPSVPDIYATNADKAKLSEYAVVSLLAVATKYGCDPTVFRTSLEKYEIQPTVLEELVRIYEEHGKELTLRQLHIGSDFPHITDVQWRIMADVRSSTSDCSSGEVSFHVNLGSFHETSGKRETAVEFVCSTEEMQLLINKLKEIERHCEKVATE; encoded by the exons ATGACTCTAAAGCTATCTAATCCCGTAATAAAGGGACTTCAACAGTTAGGCACGGAAATTACTTTGGACATCTCCAAGAAACTTATAGCAAACACGCTCAAACATACGCTTTCTTCTGAAGCAA GTGTTCCATCTGTGCCGGATATATATGCCACAAATGCTGACAAAGCAAAACTTAGTGAGTATGCCGTTGTATCATTATTAGCTGTAGCCACAAAATATGGCTGCGATCCCACTGTATTTCGAACAAGTTTGGAAAAATACGAAATTCAGCCTACAGTATTGGAGGAACTGGTTCGAATATATGAGGAGCATGGAAAAGAGTTAACATTGCGTCAGTTGCATATAGGTAGTGATTTTCCACACATAACAGACGTGCAATGGCGAATTATGGCAGATGTTCGCTCATCGACTTCAGATTGCAGCTCTGGCGAAGTGAGTTTTCATGTAAATCTCGGAAGTTTTCATGAAACCAGCGGTAAACGCGAGACTGCCGTTGAATTTGTATGCAGCACCGAGGAAATgcaattgttaataaataagtTGAAAGAAATAGAACGCCATTGCGAGAAAGTAGCTaccgaataa
- the LOC129238866 gene encoding cobalamin trafficking protein CblD: MSLSLLRCLNRGGVGVLNASNNTTKVSLQKSSSTPILGVSSKAHYSRRSDPKNLDSVFKVVKSKARVEENSDFLGGECGPNWELLAPRGNRFYFPNAVGPAWQGASTTITLEAPLESLVSFDGKAMDIKQNKMLEFTVGECPSLIRKSLHELFPAPEVVSSEKLALMTLRFSGDNEQGAWKFVLAAREITARLRLHGYWADFMNPFSGKPFYSWANGKNLYKVDDRFRGINMKLIKKNHCTVISTENGDATFSGAIYTNAPCDYLQIKSLIDEQV; encoded by the exons ATGTCACTTTCGCTTTTGCGATGTCTTAATCGGGGAGGAGTAGGGGTATTAAATGCCAGCAATAACACTACCAAAGTATCACTGCAAAAGTCATCCTCTACACCGATCTTGGGTGTATCAAGTAAAGCCCACTATTCTCGACGCAGCGACCCGAAGAACCTTGATAGTGTTTTCAAGGTGGTGAAGTCCAAGGCGCGCGTCGAAg AAAACTCTGACTTTCTTGGTGGTGAATGTGGACCAAACTGGGAATTACTAGCACCTCGAGGAAACCGTTTCTATTTTCCAAATGCTGTCGGTCCAGCGTGGCAAGGGGCGTCAACAACTATAACTTTGGAGGCACCTCTGGAGTCACTTGTTAGTTTCGATGGAAAGGCaatg gatataaaacaaaataaaatgctaGAATTTACCGTTGGCGAATGCCCTTCTCTGATAAGGAAGTCATTGCACGAACTTTTCCCAGCTCCAGAAGTTGTATCTAGCGAGAAACTAGCTCTAATGACTTTGCGATTTTCTGGTGATAACGAACAAGGAGCTTGGAAG tttgtTTTAGCTGCACGCGAAATTACCGCACGTCTTCGTTTGCATGGCTATTGGGCTGATTTTATGAATCCATTCAGCGGGAAACCATTTTATTCGTGGGCGAACGGTAAAAATCTCTACAAAGTTGACGATCGCTTTAGAGGGATCAATATGAAGCTCATTAAGAAGAATCACTGCACTGTAATTAGCACTGAAAATGGCGATGCTACATTTTCTGGAGCCATTTACACTAATGCCCCATGTGACTATTTACAGATTAAATCACTTATCGACGAACAGGTCTAG
- the LOC129239299 gene encoding probable RNA-binding protein 19, translated as MSRIIVKQLPKNIGEEKLRNLFGTKGTITDMQLKYTPDGKFRQFCFIGYRSEEEAQEAIKYFNNTCIQTSRIKVELCAALGSDDKPQARSKSARKAEAEKVQMESQKEMHEKKNNKKVSSLDEIMGKHKDDPDFQEFMKAHDNKRTLWANDAGEISQPNEEVEDPDEEVHTKTKENEDDEGNVKNEGEENDEKLAEKPISDLDYMKNLMEKSTSTTESKKGKTKASLDLFTIKIHNVPYKTKRPEILKFFKPLKPYSVRLPTNVHGFCYVGFKTEKEMAKAMLKNKSFVKGKQVFFSDFTEKNKITKSKGEKGEKTTDLHKLEPTHPKWIQQEQSIQNEEDIAESGRIFFRNLAYTVTEDELQKLFEKFGPIADINLPVDAVTRQIKGFGTVTFVMPEHAMQAFNKLDGIDFHGRLLHLIPGKSRDEDQKDHEDNPALSFKQKKALKLKKSAQQSVNWNTLFLGANAVTEILARRFNTTKEKVLDTSDGGSSAAVRIALGETQIVIEMKNFLEENGVRLSAFDSPKEKRSKTIILAKNLPADTTVADLTPIFAKFGPIGRIVLPPSGVTALIEYCDPSEAKQAFKKLAYSKFKNVPLYLEWAPEQSFTTTLNGETIIQKQEEESKTEPEKDQKTIQEIDNVKNEGDDNEDDLTNEAPEPNTTLFLRNLNFKTIPETIKDHFKHLGAIHTIEVAKRKDPKNPRSLVSMGYGFIQFKLAEAAEKALKKMQFTKIDGNEVELKRSDRILKTPSNISRKPVVTTNQTGSKIIVRNIPFQAKEKEVREIFKAFGELRSVRLPKKMTPGADSHRGFGFVDFITKSDAKKAFDALSQSTHLYGRRLVLEWASVNGEDVEEIRKRTAADYYASEKDVKRSRKAVFNADEHLAAADEDDE; from the exons ATGTCGCGAATAATAGTAAAACAGCTGCCAaagaat ATCGGGGAAGAAAAGCTCCGAAATCTCTTTGGTACGAAAGGCACTATTACCGATATGCAACTAAAATACACACCAGATGGAAAATTCCGTCAATTCTGTTTCATAGGATATCGTAGTGAAGAGGAGGCTCAGGaagcaattaaatattttaataacacatgcatacaaacaagcCGTATTAAGGTTGAGTTATGTGCCGCCCTTGGCAGTGATGATAAGCCCCAAGCGCGAAGTAAAAGTGCCAGAAAAGCTGAGGCAGAAAAAGTTCAAATGGAATCGCAAAAAGAAATGCATGAAAAGAAGAATAACAAAAAGGTCTCAAGTTTGGATGAAATTATGGGCAAACATAAGGATGATCCAGATTTTCAAGAGTTCATGAAAGCACATGATAATAAGCGTACTTTATGGGCAAACGACGCTGGTGAAATTTCGCAACCGAACGAGGAAGTGGAAGATCCTGACGAGGAAGTAcacactaaaacaaaagaaaatgaagATGATGAAGGGAATGTAAAGAATGAGGGAGAAGAGAATGATGAGAAATTAGCAGAAAAACCAATAAGTGATCTGGACTATATGAAAAATCTTATGGAAAAATCAACATCGACAACAGAAAGTAAAAAAGGTAAAACGAAAGCATCACTTGATTTGTTCACCATTAAGATTCACAATGTGCCATACAAGACTAAACGCccagaaattttgaaattctttaaACCTTTAAAGCCATACTCTGTACGCTTACCAACAAATGTTCATGGATTTTGCTATGTCGGAttcaaaacagaaaaagaaatggCAAAAGCAATGCTTAAGAATAAAAGTTTCGTCAAAGGAAAGCAAGTATTTTTCTCTGATTTTactgagaaaaataaaataaccaaaTCAAAAGGAGAGAAGGGCGAGAAAACAACAGATCTTCATAAATTAGAGCCTACTCATCCTAAATGGATTCAACAAGAACAGAGCATACAAAATGAGGAAGACATCGCTGAATCTGGACGAATTTTCTTCCGCAACTTAGCTTATACCGTGACAGAAGATGAACTCCAAAAGTTGTTTGAAAAATTCGGACCCATTGCTGATATAAACTTGCCCGTGGATGCCGTAACCCGTCAAATAAAAGGTTTCGGTACCGTGACATTTGTTATGCCAGAACACGCGATGCAGGCGTTCAACAAATTGGATGGCATAGATTTTCATGGAAGATTACTGCATCTCATACCAGGAAAAAGTAGGGATGAAGACCAGAAAGATCACGAAGATAACCCAGCTTTGTCATTTAAGCAAAAGAAAgctttaaaactgaaaaaatccgCACAACAATCTGTGAATTGGAATACCTTGTTTTTAGGTGCAAATGCAGTCACAGAAATTTTAGCAAGACGTTTTAATACAACCAAAGAAAag gTTTTAGACACCAGTGATGGTGGTTCAAGTGCTGCTGTTCGCATTGCCTTAGGAGAAACGCAAATcgtaattgaaatgaaaaattttctcgaagAAAATGGAGTTCGTCTAAGTGCATTCGATTCGCCCAAAGAAAAGCGTTCTAAAACCATTATCTTGGCGAAAAATTTACCTGCTGACACAACGGTTGCCGACTTAACGCCAATTTTTGCGAAATTTGGGCCAATAGGTCGAATCGTTCTGCCTCCCAGTGGTGTCACGGCTCTAATAGAATATTGTGACCCTTCGGAGGCAAAACAAGCCTTCAAAAAATTAGCAtacagcaaatttaaaaatgtaccaCTATATTTGGAATGGGCACCGGAGCAATCATTTACGACAACACTAAATGGCGAAACAATAATTCAAAAACAAGAAGAGGAAAGCAAAACTGAACCTGAAAAGGACCAAAAAACAATCCAAGAAATCGATAATGTTAAAAATGAGGGTGATGATAATGAAGACGATTTAACCAATGAGGCTCCAGAACCTAATACAACACTATTTCTACGCAAtctaaatttcaaaacaatacCCGAAACAATAAAAGATCATTTCAAACACTTAGGAGCAATACACACTATAGAAGTAGCAAAGCGGAAAGACCCCAAAAATCCACGAAGCTTAGTCTCAATGGGTTACGGTTTCATACAATTTAAACTGGCTGAGGCAGCAGAAAAGGCACTGAAGAAAATGCAATTCACGAAAATCGATGGCAATGAAGTAGAATTAAAGCGCAGCGATCGAATCTTGAA AACACCGTCAAATATCTCCCGAAAACCGGTGGTGACAACAAATCAAACTGGCTCAAAAATAATTGTACGCAATATACCTTTCCAGGCAAAAGAAAAGGAAGTACGCGAAATATTCAa AGCATTTGGCGAGCTTCGTTCTGTACGCTTGCCAAAGAAAATGACCCCAGGTGCTGACTCACATCGaggttttggttttgttgacTTTATTACCAAAAGTGATGCAAAAAAGGCATTCGACGCACTCAGTCAGAGCACACATTTATATGGACGCCGTTTGGTGCTGGAATGGGCATCTGTAAATGGCGAAGATGTAGAAGAAATCCGCAAACGTACTGCAGCTGACTACTATGCCAGTGAAAAAGATGTCAAGCGAAGTCGAAAAGCTGTGTTCAATGCTGATGAGCATTTGGCTGCGGCTGACGAAGACGACGAATAG